CACAATGTTCCCTATGACCCGGCTGGGAGTGACGGTGGAGATGGCGTGCTTGTAGACAAGCATGTGCTTTCCTTCGCTCTCCATTACCACTGTGAAGTTGTCAAAACCACGTACCTGGCCCTTGAGCTGGAACCCGTTCACCAGGTACAGGGTGGTGGGAACGTTCTCCTTTC
The Bacillota bacterium DNA segment above includes these coding regions:
- the hfq gene encoding RNA chaperone Hfq, which encodes MAKVLNLQDSFLNHIRKENVPTTLYLVNGFQLKGQVRGFDNFTVVMESEGKHMLVYKHAISTVTPSRVIGNIVEIARKEAETEGEA